A part of Denitratisoma oestradiolicum genomic DNA contains:
- the flhD gene encoding flagellar transcriptional regulator FlhD, with translation MKSTDTHNDIKEVNLAYLMLAQSMVRSDRESAIFRLGISQEIADILDHLTPGQILKMASSDMLLCSFRFEDTLLLNLLANHERERGVGHIHAAILAAGKPVETLS, from the coding sequence ATGAAATCGACTGACACTCACAACGATATAAAGGAAGTCAATCTCGCCTACCTGATGCTGGCGCAGAGCATGGTTCGCTCCGATCGAGAGTCGGCCATTTTTCGCCTGGGCATCAGCCAGGAGATCGCTGATATCCTGGATCATCTGACGCCGGGACAGATTCTCAAGATGGCCAGTTCCGACATGCTGTTGTGCAGCTTCCGTTTCGAGGACACGCTGTTGCTCAACCTCCTGGCCAATCACGAGCGGGAGCGCGGTGTCGGACATATTCATGCCGCCATCCTGGCTGCCGGAAAACCCGTCGAGACCCTCTCCTAG
- the dapF gene encoding diaminopimelate epimerase, whose amino-acid sequence MKIPFTKMQGLGNDFVVLDAVTGSFVPNPAQVRFLADRHFGVGCDQLLVVEKPGSPEVDFRYRIFNADGGEVEQCGNGARCFARFVTDAGLTDKREIRVETRCGVIAPRLEADGQVTVDMGLPRFAPAEIPFVSDSDAVIQPLAAAGREWMISVVSMGNPHAVQVVGAVDSAPVAEDGPLIENHPRFPRRVNAGFMEIVDRHAIRLRVHERGAGETLACGTGACAAVVAGIRRGLLDTPVRVSTRGGELSIAWSGPDTPVLMTGPAVTVFQGEIELPEDLS is encoded by the coding sequence ATGAAAATCCCCTTCACCAAGATGCAGGGCCTGGGCAATGACTTCGTGGTGCTCGACGCCGTCACCGGCAGCTTCGTGCCCAACCCGGCCCAGGTCCGCTTCCTCGCCGACCGCCACTTCGGCGTGGGCTGCGACCAGCTCCTGGTGGTGGAAAAGCCCGGGAGTCCCGAGGTGGATTTCCGCTACCGCATTTTCAATGCCGATGGCGGCGAGGTGGAACAGTGCGGCAACGGCGCCCGCTGCTTTGCCCGCTTCGTCACCGACGCGGGCCTTACCGACAAGCGCGAGATCCGGGTCGAGACCCGCTGCGGGGTGATCGCGCCGCGCCTGGAGGCCGACGGCCAAGTCACCGTGGACATGGGCCTGCCCCGCTTCGCTCCAGCGGAGATTCCCTTCGTCAGCGACAGCGACGCGGTGATCCAGCCCCTGGCTGCGGCGGGACGGGAGTGGATGATCAGTGTGGTCTCCATGGGCAATCCCCATGCGGTGCAGGTGGTGGGCGCTGTGGACAGCGCGCCGGTGGCCGAGGACGGCCCCCTGATCGAAAACCATCCGCGCTTCCCGCGTCGGGTCAATGCCGGCTTCATGGAGATCGTGGACCGTCACGCCATCCGCTTGCGGGTCCATGAGCGCGGCGCCGGTGAGACCCTGGCCTGCGGCACCGGCGCTTGCGCCGCCGTGGTGGCGGGCATCCGCCGGGGGCTGCTGGATACACCGGTACGCGTGTCCACCCGGGGCGGCGAGCTTTCCATCGCCTGGAGCGGCCCCGATACCCCGGTACTGATGACCGGCCCTGCCGTTACCGTGTTTCAAGGCGAAATCGAACTTCCCGAGGACCTGTCATGA
- a CDS encoding lysophospholipid acyltransferase family protein, giving the protein MGRLGLALIWLLHWLPLSWQDLAGRALGRLLWCVNRERRHATLINLRLCLPQLDESARRRLARRHFGRFAATALERGLLWWSSPERLRRLIRIEGLERLQALEGKPLILLAPHFVGLDMGWSRLCLELEMVTMYARVKNPAFDVAIHRGRTRFGRQTLLSRQDGLRRVVAEIKAGRPFYYLPDLDYGRRDAVFAPFFGVPAATITGLSRLARLTGASVVPVLTRRDGVGYRVIVGEPWNDYPGEDPVADAARMNAYIEAQIRIGDGAEYLWSHKRFKTRPPGEKGVY; this is encoded by the coding sequence ATGGGGCGCCTTGGCCTGGCTCTGATCTGGCTGCTGCACTGGCTGCCCCTGTCCTGGCAGGACCTGGCGGGCCGTGCCCTGGGCCGGCTGCTCTGGTGCGTCAACCGGGAGCGGCGCCATGCCACCCTGATCAACCTGCGCCTGTGTCTGCCGCAACTGGATGAATCCGCCCGCCGTCGCCTGGCCCGGCGTCACTTCGGCCGCTTCGCCGCCACCGCCCTGGAGCGGGGTCTGCTCTGGTGGTCCTCGCCAGAACGGCTGCGGCGCCTGATCCGCATCGAGGGCCTGGAGCGGCTGCAGGCCCTGGAGGGCAAGCCCCTGATCCTGCTGGCGCCTCATTTTGTCGGCCTAGACATGGGTTGGTCGCGGCTGTGTCTGGAGTTGGAGATGGTCACCATGTATGCCCGGGTCAAGAATCCAGCCTTCGACGTGGCCATTCACCGAGGCCGCACCCGTTTCGGTCGGCAGACCCTGCTTTCCCGCCAGGACGGCCTGCGCCGGGTGGTGGCCGAGATCAAGGCCGGTCGTCCCTTCTACTATCTGCCGGATCTGGACTACGGCCGGCGGGACGCGGTGTTCGCGCCTTTCTTTGGTGTTCCCGCCGCCACCATCACCGGACTGTCCCGCCTGGCCCGGCTCACCGGCGCCAGTGTGGTGCCGGTGCTTACCCGGCGCGACGGCGTCGGCTACCGGGTGATCGTCGGCGAACCCTGGAACGATTATCCGGGGGAGGACCCGGTGGCCGACGCGGCCCGGATGAACGCCTACATCGAGGCCCAGATCCGCATCGGCGACGGGGCCGAATACCTCTGGTCCCACAAGCGCTTCAAGACCCGTCCTCCCGGTGAAAAAGGGGTTTATTGA
- the xerC gene encoding tyrosine recombinase XerC, with the protein MSAGAEPGEFLEELAHQRRASPHTVLAYRRDLALLQELAGDSELAGVQPHQVRRFAMQLHGRGLSPRSLARVLSAWRAYYRWLARRGLIPRNPVEGVRAPRAQRLLPKALGVDQVQALLDAPAENLLELRDRAMFELFYSSGLRLAELASLNVAPHLDLVEREVTVTGKRNKTRTVPLGRQAALALQAWLEQRATLAAASEPALFVSRRGSRLSAGQIERRLGRWARQQGLAQHVHPHMLRHSFASHLLQSSGDLRAVQDMLGHANIRSTQIYTHLDFQHLSKVYDAAHPRAKKHKA; encoded by the coding sequence ATGTCCGCGGGCGCCGAGCCGGGAGAGTTCCTCGAGGAACTGGCCCATCAGCGCCGCGCCAGTCCCCATACGGTGCTGGCCTATCGCCGCGATCTGGCCCTGCTCCAGGAACTGGCGGGCGATAGTGAACTGGCGGGCGTGCAGCCCCACCAGGTGCGCCGCTTCGCGATGCAGTTGCACGGCCGGGGCCTCTCCCCCCGCAGCCTGGCCCGGGTGCTCTCGGCCTGGCGCGCCTATTACCGCTGGCTGGCCCGGCGCGGCCTGATTCCGCGCAATCCGGTGGAGGGGGTGCGCGCCCCCAGAGCCCAGCGTCTGCTGCCCAAGGCCCTGGGGGTGGACCAGGTGCAGGCCCTGCTCGACGCCCCGGCCGAGAACCTGCTGGAACTGCGGGATCGGGCCATGTTCGAGCTGTTCTATTCCTCCGGTTTGCGCCTGGCGGAACTGGCCAGCCTGAATGTGGCGCCCCATCTGGACCTGGTGGAGAGGGAGGTGACGGTGACCGGCAAGCGCAACAAGACCCGCACCGTGCCCCTCGGCCGCCAGGCTGCCCTGGCCCTGCAAGCCTGGCTGGAGCAGCGGGCCACCCTGGCCGCCGCCAGTGAGCCGGCCCTGTTCGTCAGCCGGCGCGGCAGCCGACTGTCCGCTGGCCAGATCGAGCGTCGCCTGGGGCGCTGGGCGCGTCAGCAGGGTCTGGCGCAGCACGTGCATCCCCACATGCTGCGCCACTCCTTCGCTTCCCATCTGCTGCAATCCTCCGGAGACCTGCGGGCAGTACAGGACATGCTGGGCCACGCCAACATCCGCAGCACCCAGATCTATACCCACCTGGATTTCCAGCATCTCTCCAAGGTCTATGACGCCGCCCATCCTCGGGCGAAGAAGCACAAGGCCTGA
- a CDS encoding TIGR03617 family F420-dependent LLM class oxidoreductase, with product MSLRVETALMGPDTDQYAGSGQNRPTLARFAAIAREMEDLGFDGLTTPESGHDPFIPLAIAAEHTRKIILGTNVAVSFPRSPMVTAQVAWDLQNLSGGRFTLGLGTQVKGHNERRYSTPWTSAPGPRMREYFQCLRAIFASFQNPDKPSYFEGQHYRFTMLPPFFNPGPIEHPQVPIYAAAANTYMARLAGEMCEGLRLHPIATFRYTREVILPAVAEGAARAGRDMSAFDLIGAPFMALGRNEEELAASKEALRKQIAFYASTRSYHAVLAHHGWEDIGMELHRLSVAGEWAKLPGLISDDMLEEWAVISTYDRLAETIRAKSLGLFSTVVLVLLGEARNDTELLRETVAKLHLD from the coding sequence ATGTCACTACGCGTAGAAACCGCCCTTATGGGTCCCGACACCGATCAATACGCCGGCAGTGGCCAGAACCGGCCTACCCTGGCGCGCTTCGCCGCTATCGCGCGGGAGATGGAGGATCTTGGCTTCGACGGCCTGACCACGCCGGAGTCGGGACACGATCCCTTCATTCCCCTGGCCATCGCCGCCGAACATACCCGGAAGATCATCCTCGGCACCAACGTGGCGGTGTCCTTCCCCCGCAGCCCGATGGTGACGGCCCAGGTCGCCTGGGACTTGCAGAACCTCTCCGGCGGCCGCTTCACCCTGGGGCTGGGCACCCAGGTCAAGGGACATAACGAGCGGCGCTACAGCACTCCCTGGACCAGCGCCCCCGGTCCCCGCATGCGGGAATACTTCCAGTGTCTGCGGGCCATCTTCGCCAGCTTTCAGAATCCGGACAAGCCCAGCTATTTCGAAGGCCAGCACTACCGCTTCACCATGCTGCCGCCCTTCTTCAATCCGGGACCCATCGAGCATCCGCAAGTGCCGATCTACGCCGCCGCCGCCAACACCTACATGGCCCGGCTGGCCGGGGAGATGTGCGAGGGGCTGCGGCTCCATCCCATTGCCACCTTCCGCTACACCAGGGAGGTGATCCTGCCGGCGGTGGCCGAGGGCGCGGCCAGGGCCGGCCGGGACATGAGCGCCTTCGACTTGATCGGAGCCCCCTTCATGGCCCTGGGCCGCAACGAGGAAGAGCTGGCGGCTTCCAAGGAGGCCCTGCGCAAGCAGATCGCCTTCTACGCATCCACCCGCTCCTACCACGCGGTGCTGGCCCATCACGGCTGGGAAGACATCGGCATGGAATTGCACCGGCTTTCCGTGGCCGGGGAGTGGGCCAAGTTGCCCGGCCTGATCAGCGACGATATGCTGGAGGAATGGGCCGTGATCAGCACCTACGACCGCCTGGCGGAAACCATCCGGGCCAAGTCCCTGGGGCTCTTCAGCACCGTGGTGCTGGTGCTGCTGGGAGAGGCTCGCAACGATACCGAGTTGCTGCGGGAAACCGTGGCCAAGCTGCATCTGGATTGA
- a CDS encoding DUF484 family protein: MNAEEIALYLKTHPEFFEQHADLLTQIRIPDPHGGAAVSLAERQMTVLRDKARALESKLAELIGYGEENDIIAEKVHRLGVALLGVDDLAEAVRVLNTHLSGSFAVPHVAVRIWGVGGSQDDAPEYSPVPDTLKAFAGSIHRPYCGGASGQEAVALFGEQGGHIRSLAQIPLREDGVEGGACFGLLVLASEEVERFYPDMGVMFLNRIGDMAASTLLRVVH, translated from the coding sequence ATGAACGCTGAAGAAATCGCCCTCTATCTCAAGACCCATCCGGAATTCTTCGAGCAGCATGCGGACCTGCTGACCCAGATCCGCATTCCCGATCCCCATGGGGGCGCGGCGGTGTCCCTGGCCGAACGTCAGATGACCGTGCTGCGCGACAAGGCCCGGGCACTGGAGAGCAAGCTGGCCGAACTGATCGGCTACGGCGAGGAGAACGACATCATCGCCGAGAAGGTGCATCGTCTGGGCGTGGCCCTGCTGGGGGTGGATGATCTGGCCGAGGCGGTGCGGGTGCTCAATACCCATCTCTCCGGTTCCTTTGCGGTGCCCCATGTGGCGGTACGCATCTGGGGCGTGGGTGGCAGCCAGGACGACGCGCCGGAATACTCGCCGGTGCCCGATACCCTCAAGGCCTTCGCCGGCAGCATCCATCGCCCCTACTGCGGCGGCGCGTCGGGCCAGGAGGCGGTGGCCCTGTTCGGCGAACAGGGCGGCCACATTCGTTCCCTGGCCCAGATTCCCCTGCGGGAGGACGGTGTCGAAGGCGGCGCCTGCTTTGGCCTCTTGGTGCTGGCCAGCGAGGAAGTGGAGCGCTTCTACCCGGACATGGGGGTGATGTTCCTCAACCGTATCGGCGACATGGCCGCCTCCACACTGCTGCGCGTGGTTCACTGA
- a CDS encoding lysophospholipid acyltransferase family protein, protein MRRAPFPLMVFLFRLLSALPLSWLHGLGALAGRLAYLLSARYRRLLRQNLAQAGLEAPGRAPLAAAQAGRALFELPKLWLRPQTEVVARVVEVSGWELVEGAWAAGKGLLFLTPHLGCFEITAQYYAAHRPMTVLYRRPKRDALAPLIEQGRGANLKLAPADLSGVRSLIRALRQGEAVGMLPDQVPGSGEGVWVPFFGRPAYTMTLASRLADTGATVLLAYAERLPGARGYHLKLFPLLAPLEGDSSQKAAALNRALEDLIRQCPEQYLWGYNRYKRPRGAPPPPGEGR, encoded by the coding sequence CTGCGTCGTGCCCCATTTCCACTCATGGTCTTCCTGTTCCGTCTGCTTTCCGCCCTGCCGCTCTCCTGGCTCCACGGCCTGGGAGCCCTGGCCGGGCGGCTCGCCTATCTGCTCTCGGCCCGCTACCGGCGCCTGCTGCGGCAGAATCTGGCCCAGGCCGGGCTGGAAGCGCCGGGGCGGGCGCCCCTGGCTGCGGCCCAGGCTGGCCGCGCCCTGTTCGAACTGCCCAAGCTGTGGCTGCGTCCCCAGACCGAGGTGGTGGCCCGGGTGGTGGAGGTCAGCGGCTGGGAACTGGTGGAGGGGGCATGGGCCGCAGGGAAGGGGCTGCTGTTCCTGACGCCCCACCTGGGCTGCTTCGAGATCACGGCTCAGTACTACGCCGCCCACCGGCCCATGACCGTGCTCTACCGTCGTCCCAAGCGGGATGCCCTGGCGCCCCTGATCGAACAGGGGCGGGGCGCCAATCTCAAGCTGGCCCCCGCGGACCTGTCGGGGGTGCGATCCCTGATCCGCGCCCTGCGCCAGGGGGAGGCGGTGGGCATGCTGCCGGACCAGGTACCGGGCAGCGGCGAGGGGGTCTGGGTGCCCTTCTTCGGTCGTCCAGCGTATACGATGACCCTGGCATCCCGTCTGGCCGACACCGGAGCCACGGTGCTGCTGGCCTATGCCGAGCGCCTGCCCGGCGCCCGGGGCTACCACCTCAAGCTGTTTCCCCTGCTGGCGCCCCTGGAAGGCGACTCGTCGCAAAAGGCCGCAGCCCTCAACCGAGCCCTGGAGGACTTGATCCGCCAGTGTCCCGAGCAATACCTGTGGGGCTACAACCGCTACAAGCGGCCCCGGGGGGCGCCGCCTCCGCCCGGCGAGGGTCGCTGA
- a CDS encoding LysR family transcriptional regulator has translation MNMQDIQLRKVDLNLLVALDALLSVEEVGLAAAKMGITQSAMSHTLRRLRELFGDPLLIKGKGHMIKTPRAEALAAPLRKALLELQQAVRIQSEFIPETSRLRFSIATNDYGDLIMLPPLLSLLSTQAPSIDIRVGHFDPEQSIAPLEAGSIELALCHPLKSATGIHQQTLFEDDFCCVTRQALPGIRSHLDLDTYLTLPHLRIAPRGDQRDPIDRALAQRGRQRRIALSIPNFSSAPMVVARSDLILTAPRRCILAWKNLMPISIYEPPLDLPCFSIAMVWHERFQQNPAHQWLRERLRQIASPSRNTQS, from the coding sequence ATGAACATGCAGGATATTCAGTTACGGAAGGTCGACCTTAATTTACTGGTGGCGCTGGATGCGCTGCTTTCCGTGGAGGAGGTCGGTCTCGCCGCGGCAAAGATGGGCATCACCCAGTCTGCCATGAGTCACACCCTGCGCCGGCTGAGAGAGCTGTTTGGCGATCCGCTGCTGATCAAGGGCAAGGGGCACATGATCAAGACCCCCCGGGCCGAGGCCCTGGCGGCCCCCCTGCGGAAGGCCCTGCTGGAATTACAGCAGGCCGTGCGCATCCAGTCCGAATTCATCCCCGAGACCTCGCGTCTGCGCTTCAGCATCGCCACCAATGATTACGGTGACCTGATCATGCTGCCGCCCCTGCTCTCCCTGCTCTCGACCCAGGCGCCGAGCATCGACATCCGGGTCGGCCATTTCGATCCGGAACAGTCCATCGCTCCCCTGGAGGCCGGCAGCATCGAACTGGCCCTTTGCCACCCGCTGAAAAGTGCGACTGGCATTCACCAGCAGACTCTCTTCGAGGACGATTTCTGCTGTGTCACCCGGCAGGCCCTGCCGGGCATCAGGAGCCATCTCGATCTCGACACCTATCTGACCCTGCCCCATTTGCGCATCGCTCCCCGAGGCGACCAGCGGGACCCCATCGACCGCGCCCTGGCCCAGCGGGGTCGGCAACGGCGCATCGCCCTGAGCATTCCAAATTTCAGTTCCGCCCCCATGGTGGTGGCCCGTTCGGATCTGATTCTCACCGCGCCCCGACGCTGCATCCTGGCCTGGAAGAATCTGATGCCCATCAGCATCTACGAACCACCCCTGGACCTGCCTTGCTTCTCCATCGCCATGGTCTGGCACGAGCGCTTCCAGCAAAACCCGGCTCACCAATGGCTGCGTGAAAGACTACGCCAGATTGCCTCCCCCTCAAGAAACACCCAGTCATAA
- a CDS encoding CoA-binding protein, with protein MFANPSEDEIRSLLRQVKSVAVVGFSPQPDRPSHRVALGLRLAGYRIIPIRPALAEGLGEQAYASVWEMPEVPDLVDVFRAADAVDEIVDDCLARGVKRLWLQDGVINEAAAERARAAGMTVVMDRCLLRDQGLLR; from the coding sequence ATGTTTGCCAATCCCAGTGAAGACGAAATCCGCAGCCTGCTGCGGCAAGTGAAATCCGTGGCTGTGGTGGGTTTTTCCCCCCAGCCCGACCGCCCCAGCCACCGGGTGGCCCTGGGCCTGCGCCTGGCCGGTTACCGGATCATTCCGATCCGCCCCGCCCTGGCCGAGGGCCTGGGCGAGCAGGCCTACGCCTCGGTGTGGGAGATGCCCGAGGTGCCGGACCTGGTGGATGTGTTCCGCGCCGCAGATGCCGTGGACGAGATCGTGGATGACTGCCTGGCCCGGGGCGTCAAGCGGCTCTGGCTCCAGGACGGGGTGATCAACGAGGCGGCGGCCGAGCGGGCCCGGGCCGCCGGCATGACGGTGGTGATGGACCGCTGCCTGCTGCGGGACCAGGGACTGCTGCGGTGA
- the flhC gene encoding flagellar transcriptional regulator FlhC, with the protein MRNKSVIMEARDIRLAIELIELGARLQLLEAETKLSRERLLKLYKEVKGESPPKGMLPFSTDWFMTWQPNIHASLFMGYFRFFERNTQLRGLELIISAYRMYLGQIKRGGMDSVLSLTRAWTMVRFFEADMLQMVACEECSGEFVAHAHDPKKGYVCGLCHMPARAGKTRKAMGAVAVSVA; encoded by the coding sequence ATGCGCAACAAGTCCGTGATCATGGAGGCGAGGGACATCCGTCTCGCCATCGAACTGATCGAGCTCGGCGCCCGTCTGCAATTGCTGGAAGCGGAGACCAAGCTTTCCCGGGAACGCCTGTTGAAACTCTACAAGGAGGTCAAGGGCGAATCTCCTCCGAAGGGCATGCTGCCCTTCTCCACCGACTGGTTCATGACCTGGCAGCCCAACATCCACGCCTCCCTGTTCATGGGCTACTTCCGCTTCTTCGAACGCAACACCCAGTTGCGGGGCCTGGAGCTGATCATCAGCGCCTATCGCATGTACCTGGGGCAAATCAAGCGCGGCGGCATGGATTCCGTGCTGTCCCTGACCCGGGCCTGGACCATGGTGCGTTTCTTCGAGGCGGACATGCTGCAAATGGTGGCCTGCGAGGAATGCAGCGGCGAGTTCGTCGCCCACGCCCATGATCCGAAGAAAGGTTACGTCTGCGGCCTCTGCCACATGCCCGCCCGGGCCGGCAAGACCCGCAAGGCCATGGGGGCCGTGGCGGTTTCGGTCGCCTGA
- a CDS encoding SDR family NAD(P)-dependent oxidoreductase has product MGRLDHRVAIITGAGLGIGRGIARRLAAEGAAVLVADYNAEAGTAAVAEVRADFGAQAEFMQVDVTQKEQVVAMVARAVEVFGSADILVNNAWGRLRGSSYGRVEHFTDAPMEHAFKVGPMASLWAMQAAFPHMKAKQWGRIINFGSLNGVNAHPFTVDYNMAKEAIRSITRTAAREWARHQICCNIICPAADTEASKKFAAAQPENAALMLKQNPMGRMGDPEMDIGSVALFLASEDARYLTGNTLFVDGGGHINGVNWAPELPE; this is encoded by the coding sequence GTGGGTAGATTGGATCATCGAGTTGCCATCATTACCGGTGCCGGCCTGGGTATCGGCCGGGGCATTGCCCGGCGCCTGGCCGCGGAGGGTGCCGCCGTTCTGGTGGCCGACTACAACGCCGAGGCCGGGACTGCCGCCGTGGCGGAGGTCCGTGCCGATTTTGGCGCCCAGGCCGAGTTCATGCAGGTGGACGTGACCCAGAAGGAACAGGTCGTGGCCATGGTGGCCAGGGCCGTTGAGGTTTTTGGCAGCGCCGACATCCTGGTGAACAATGCCTGGGGTCGCTTGCGCGGCAGTTCCTACGGCCGGGTGGAGCATTTCACCGATGCACCCATGGAACATGCCTTCAAGGTGGGGCCCATGGCCTCCTTGTGGGCCATGCAGGCCGCATTTCCTCACATGAAGGCGAAGCAGTGGGGACGCATCATCAACTTCGGCTCCCTCAACGGCGTCAATGCCCACCCGTTCACGGTGGATTACAACATGGCCAAGGAAGCCATCCGTTCCATCACCCGCACCGCGGCGCGGGAATGGGCGCGGCATCAGATCTGCTGCAACATCATCTGCCCCGCGGCAGATACCGAGGCGTCCAAGAAGTTCGCCGCGGCCCAGCCGGAAAATGCGGCCCTCATGTTGAAGCAGAATCCGATGGGACGCATGGGCGACCCGGAAATGGACATTGGCAGTGTGGCCCTGTTCCTGGCCAGCGAGGATGCCCGTTATCTGACCGGCAACACCTTGTTCGTGGATGGTGGCGGCCATATCAACGGCGTCAATTGGGCACCTGAGCTCCCGGAATGA
- a CDS encoding nuclear transport factor 2 family protein, with product MDQLMEIEAIKQLKARYFRLMDQKRWDEWAELFTEDFTGIYDGPHPQLRYEGRDSFIRQNREGLADMITVHHGHMPEIQFTDSTSATGIWAMFDYVERKGSGQAFQGYGHYEDEYVKRDGHWKIKSTRLSRLRCDAQPARPPAEM from the coding sequence ATGGACCAACTCATGGAAATCGAAGCCATCAAGCAATTGAAGGCCCGCTACTTTCGGCTGATGGACCAGAAGCGCTGGGACGAATGGGCCGAACTGTTTACTGAGGACTTCACCGGCATCTACGACGGCCCCCATCCCCAACTGCGTTACGAGGGTCGGGACAGCTTCATCCGCCAGAACCGGGAGGGTCTGGCGGACATGATCACCGTGCATCACGGCCACATGCCCGAAATCCAGTTCACCGACAGCACCAGCGCCACCGGCATCTGGGCCATGTTCGACTACGTGGAGCGCAAGGGCAGCGGACAGGCCTTCCAGGGTTATGGCCACTACGAAGACGAGTACGTGAAGCGGGACGGCCACTGGAAGATCAAGAGCACCCGGCTGAGCCGGCTGCGCTGCGACGCCCAGCCGGCCAGGCCTCCCGCAGAAATGTGA
- the lgt gene encoding prolipoprotein diacylglyceryl transferase, giving the protein MLIYPQLDPVALRLGPLAVHWYGLMYLAGFILFVVLGRVRMARGLAPGWSRQDIDDLLFYGVLGVILGGRLGQVLFYEPGYYLVHPAEILAVWKGGMSFHGGFLGVLVAMALWGKKTGRSFFQVTDFIAPLVPTGLLAGRIGNFINGELWGRVADPALPWSMIFPHVDTLPRHPSQLYQAGMEGLLLFLILWFYGARPRPLRALSGAFLVGYGVFRWLGEYFREPDAGIFGHSYTVSMGQWLSLPMVLIGVLLIFIAYRKQESS; this is encoded by the coding sequence ATGCTGATCTATCCCCAACTCGACCCTGTCGCCCTTCGCCTGGGCCCTTTGGCCGTGCACTGGTATGGTCTGATGTATCTGGCGGGCTTCATCCTCTTCGTGGTCCTGGGCCGCGTCCGCATGGCCCGGGGCCTGGCTCCGGGCTGGTCCCGCCAGGACATCGACGACCTGCTGTTCTACGGGGTGCTGGGGGTGATCCTCGGCGGCCGCCTGGGCCAGGTGCTGTTCTACGAGCCGGGCTATTACCTGGTCCATCCCGCTGAAATTCTCGCGGTGTGGAAGGGGGGCATGAGCTTCCATGGCGGTTTTCTCGGTGTGCTGGTGGCCATGGCCCTGTGGGGCAAGAAGACAGGGCGCAGTTTTTTCCAGGTGACGGACTTCATCGCCCCCCTGGTACCCACGGGCCTTCTGGCCGGGCGCATCGGCAACTTCATCAACGGCGAACTGTGGGGCCGGGTGGCGGACCCGGCACTGCCCTGGTCCATGATCTTTCCCCATGTGGATACCCTGCCGCGCCATCCCTCCCAGCTCTACCAGGCGGGGATGGAGGGCCTGCTGCTGTTCCTGATCCTCTGGTTCTACGGCGCCCGCCCGCGCCCCTTGCGGGCCCTGTCCGGCGCCTTCCTGGTCGGCTACGGCGTATTCCGCTGGCTTGGCGAATATTTCCGCGAGCCCGATGCCGGCATCTTCGGTCATTCCTACACGGTCAGCATGGGGCAGTGGCTGTCCCTGCCCATGGTGCTGATCGGTGTCCTTCTGATTTTCATTGCCTATCGCAAACAGGAGTCTTCATGA
- a CDS encoding VOC family protein yields MSQRPFKVLGIQQIAIGGPSKEKLKTLWVDKLGLEITGNFVSEKENVDEDICAMGSGPFKVEVDLMQPLDPEKKPAVHTTPLNHVGLWIDDLPRAVEWLTANGVRFAPGGIRKGAAGFDICFLHPKGNDEFPVGGEGVLIELVQAPPEVVAAFARLAG; encoded by the coding sequence ATGAGTCAGCGCCCCTTCAAGGTTCTCGGTATTCAGCAGATCGCCATCGGCGGTCCCTCCAAGGAAAAACTCAAGACCCTCTGGGTGGACAAGCTGGGTCTGGAAATCACCGGCAACTTCGTCTCCGAGAAGGAAAACGTGGACGAGGACATCTGCGCCATGGGCAGCGGCCCCTTCAAGGTGGAAGTGGACCTGATGCAGCCCCTGGATCCGGAGAAGAAGCCCGCCGTGCACACCACGCCCCTGAACCACGTGGGTCTGTGGATCGATGACCTGCCCCGTGCCGTGGAGTGGCTCACCGCCAACGGCGTGCGCTTCGCCCCTGGCGGCATCAGGAAGGGTGCCGCTGGCTTCGACATCTGTTTCCTGCACCCCAAGGGCAATGACGAATTTCCCGTCGGTGGCGAGGGTGTATTGATCGAGCTGGTCCAGGCGCCGCCGGAAGTGGTGGCGGCCTTCGCCAGACTGGCGGGCTGA